One genomic segment of Candidatus Fukatsuia endosymbiont of Tuberolachnus salignus includes these proteins:
- the rsxC gene encoding electron transport complex subunit RsxC, whose protein sequence is MFKLFGAHNNKDKVWNFTGGIPLPDMKLQSSTVPIRTASLPEHFIVPLRQHAGSPAEIRVNVGQSVLKGQPLTAIHDDNLPVHSPTSGIISTIGAHIIAHPSGLAEQCVQITADGKDTWYQRYPQIDYQQLSAQQLLERIHHAGIAGLGGAGFPSATKLTSALENNHTLIINAAECEPYITADDRLIQEHADEIVVGIRILLHILQPMQVLIGIEDNKVAAIAALKQALSKEEATQLQSMQLQTGKLQTAQPPMTQPQNIQLRVIPTKYPSGGAKQLTKILTGMEIPRGKHSSSIGVLMQNIATVVAIKRAIIDGEPLIERVVTLTGDALTSPGNFWVRLGTPVRHLLAQAGFQAQPRPILIMGGPLMGFTLPSQDVPIVKISNCILAPDTTEIALSEPEQPCIRCGICVDACPAGLLPQQLYWFSRGAEHEKARDHNLFDCIECGACAYVCPSHIPLVQYYRQEKAEIQALDQEMSRAAAAKTRFEAKKTRLDREKQARAQRQPATKATVVTTQSPPLVANSLLIGTAATPQTSVEPKTENTTEQADVRQATIAAAIARVKAKKAVQILKSD, encoded by the coding sequence ATGTTTAAGCTATTTGGGGCTCACAATAATAAAGATAAAGTCTGGAATTTCACCGGAGGGATCCCTCTCCCTGATATGAAATTACAATCGAGTACAGTGCCGATACGCACCGCTTCCTTACCGGAACACTTTATTGTTCCCCTGCGACAACATGCAGGATCGCCAGCTGAGATCCGGGTCAATGTAGGTCAATCAGTACTAAAAGGGCAACCATTAACAGCAATTCATGATGATAATTTGCCGGTTCATTCGCCTACATCGGGTATCATCAGCACCATCGGAGCACACATCATCGCCCATCCTTCTGGCTTAGCTGAGCAATGTGTACAAATTACTGCTGATGGCAAGGATACCTGGTATCAGCGTTATCCGCAGATCGATTATCAACAGCTCAGCGCTCAACAATTACTGGAACGTATTCACCACGCAGGCATTGCCGGGCTAGGTGGTGCCGGTTTTCCTTCTGCCACTAAACTCACCAGTGCGCTAGAAAATAACCACACTCTCATTATCAATGCAGCCGAATGTGAACCCTATATTACTGCTGATGATCGCCTAATACAGGAACATGCTGATGAGATTGTCGTCGGCATTCGCATTCTGCTGCACATATTGCAACCGATGCAGGTGCTGATTGGCATTGAAGATAATAAAGTTGCCGCCATTGCGGCGCTCAAACAGGCATTGAGCAAAGAAGAAGCAACTCAGTTACAGTCTATGCAGCTACAGACCGGGAAGCTACAAACGGCACAACCACCTATGACACAACCGCAAAATATACAGCTGCGGGTAATACCCACTAAATATCCTTCTGGTGGAGCAAAACAATTAACCAAAATTCTCACTGGGATGGAGATCCCTCGTGGCAAACACTCGTCTTCTATTGGTGTATTGATGCAAAATATCGCGACTGTGGTTGCCATAAAACGAGCCATTATTGATGGCGAACCGTTGATCGAACGGGTGGTCACTTTAACCGGTGATGCCTTAACCAGCCCGGGGAATTTTTGGGTGCGGCTCGGTACACCGGTACGCCACTTACTGGCACAAGCAGGCTTTCAAGCGCAGCCTAGGCCAATACTGATTATGGGAGGGCCATTGATGGGGTTTACACTGCCGAGCCAAGATGTCCCGATTGTTAAAATCAGTAATTGCATTTTAGCACCTGACACCACCGAAATCGCACTCTCCGAACCAGAGCAACCCTGTATCCGTTGTGGGATTTGTGTCGATGCCTGTCCAGCCGGACTACTACCGCAGCAACTTTATTGGTTCAGTCGCGGCGCAGAACACGAAAAAGCCCGTGATCATAATTTGTTTGACTGCATCGAATGCGGTGCCTGTGCTTATGTCTGCCCGAGTCATATTCCATTAGTGCAATATTACCGACAGGAAAAAGCAGAGATACAGGCATTGGATCAGGAAATGAGTCGTGCAGCCGCCGCTAAAACACGGTTTGAAGCGAAAAAGACGCGTCTGGATCGAGAGAAACAAGCACGTGCACAGCGTCAACCCGCAACGAAAGCAACGGTTGTTACCACACAATCACCACCATTAGTAGCTAACAGCCTCCTCATCGGTACAGCCGCAACACCTCAAACATCAGTCGAACCGAAGACAGAAAACACCACAGAACAGGCAGATGTACGCCAAGCCACGATTGCCGCGGCGATTGCTAGAGTAAAAGCTAAAAAGGCAGTACAAATTCTTAAATCGGATTAA